A segment of the Hallerella succinigenes genome:
CCCTCTAAAAAAACGCCTTTTTTGCACATTTATCGAGCTTTGGCTCCGCTCGTTGAGGATTAATTGGGGAAATTCTGTGGATATGTCAAATCCAGGAATTCTAGCGCTGTGGCACCAGGACCTGTTTGCGGCGACAGCCGCCTTTCGAAAATCCGGACTCGTCGCCTTCATTTCACCGAGTTCCGATGGAGAAATTCTTGCAAAAATCGCATTTGACCTCGGGTACAAGGTCGTTCGCGGCTCCAGTTCCGAGAAAACGCTCGAAATTCGCGAGGTTCTGCGGCAGCTGAAAGAGGGAAATTCCTGCGCAATGGCGCTCGACGGTCCCAAAGGCCCCGCTCTTCAGGAAAAGCCCGGTACGCGTTGGCTT
Coding sequences within it:
- a CDS encoding lysophospholipid acyltransferase family protein, which codes for MSNPGILALWHQDLFAATAAFRKSGLVAFISPSSDGEILAKIAFDLGYKVVRGSSSEKTLEIREVLRQLKEGNSCAMALDGPKGPALQEKPGTRWLAERANAPVYKLEVRYGAHFSLRSWDKAKIPLPLSKLTISLSYL